In Chloroflexota bacterium, the genomic window GGTGATCAAGTCGTCAATGTTGGAATCGTAGACGAGGGTGTTGGCCGCGCCGAGCGGCGCGGCGGTGGGAACCTCGGTCGGCACGGCAGTCGGCGGCGGGGCCGATGCCGGGGCCGAGGTGGCCTGCGGCGCGGCGGTGGGCGTGGTGGCCGCCTGACCGCAGGCGGCCAGAGTCACCAGGGTGGCAATAATTAGTAGTCTCCATAGGTTGTGGTAATGCTTGTTCATTTTCTCCTCCTGAGAAGAAATGGGGCGCGCCGGGTTGCGGCGCTATTTAGGTATGAAGATGGCGTGTCACCGTTGGATGGCGGCATTATAGGGGGGCAGAACAGCGATGTCAATTCAATCGGGCGGAGAGTGGCGGTGGTGATTCATGCCGTCCCTGCCCGCAACCAGGCCACAATTTCCTTCAGCGATTCGTAAGCCGCTACCCTGGCTTCATCCGTCCCGATTGCCTCAGCCTTCGCAACGTGACTCTCCATCTGTTGCAGAACAACCGGCCCCATCGCCAGCAAAGCATCTGCGCCGGAGGCCGCGTACTTCACCAGCACGTAGCGAACGAGACAAGGAACAGGGATGCCGGTGCTCTCGCTCAACACTTCCAGCGTTGGCAATGGGTCGGCGACGGTGTAAAGCGCAACTTCGGCTTTGAAGTTGGCGTGGCGGTCGTTTTCGGCCCAGGAGTCGGTGTAGGGGTAAAGTTCCATTTGAGCCGCTCTCTAAAAACTCGGGCTCTACCGGATTTAGCGTGAAAGAAATTTGGGACGCAGACGCTTCGCGCGCTGATTTTCGCTGATAAAAAATAAAATCTGTGTTTATCCGCGCGCTTTGCGTCTGCGTCCCATTTCCCGTTAAAGCCGGGAGACCCAAAATTCGTCGCAGTTTGGCATTAAACAAAAGCGGGCACGGTCATTGCAACCCGCCCGCTTGCTTCTCTGCGCAATAGCTCTACAACAAGGGGTTCAAGATTTGCAGATGTTGCTCAATCATCAACTCATGTTGCATATCTTCTGAATATAGCACCGGCACGTCGAAGCAGGCGACCACCGAATTATCGGACATATACGGCTTCGCGTTTTAAAGGTTGAAAGCCTTTGACTCTCAGCGGATTAGCAAGAAGTTGATCGATCAGATTGACGCCTGAGGCTTGCGAGTCGTCAGCCAGCAAGATGACTCGCACCAGGCTCTTAAAATGCTCCTTATACTCCTGGGGAATTTCAATCATCCCGTTCTTAACTTTGGCCCGGAATTCCACGGCATTCATGATGCACCTCATATTCTTTGTGAAGTTCTGCGAGAGTTGTGGGCTTACCCCCGCTACACGATAGAATACCATATTTCTGAATATGATCCTCCATCTGCCGCAATACAATCGGCATCACCTTACTGGCGGCTTCACCGACAACTTCTATCAGGCGCACAACAGCCAGTGAGAACATGTCATCGCTGTCCAGGTTAGCGCGTTGGTGGCCTTCGCTAAACTGCACAGCTTTTTGTGCCGCATCGAGCATGTGCTGCAAGCGAATAATGTTACTCTTGTGCATAGAGCAACTTTGCTTCTTTGAGAACTTGCTCCCAGAAATATCTGCTCAGGCTTTTGGGCGTGTGCAAGTCAACGGCCCGGCCAAACATCGCCGCCAACTCGTCCTGCAAGGCGAAGAATGCCAGCCCCGGCACATGGCCCGGCTCGAATTCCACCAGCACGTCTATATCACTGTCTGGCTGGAAGTCGTCGCGAATGGCCGAGCCAAAGAGGGCCAGCCGGTTGATGTAGTTGCGACGGCAGAATTCGACCAATTTGCTGAGATCGAAGGGTAAAG contains:
- a CDS encoding nucleotidyltransferase family protein; the encoded protein is MALPFDLSKLVEFCRRNYINRLALFGSAIRDDFQPDSDIDVLVEFEPGHVPGLAFFALQDELAAMFGRAVDLHTPKSLSRYFWEQVLKEAKLLYAQE